The Chaetodon trifascialis isolate fChaTrf1 chromosome 17, fChaTrf1.hap1, whole genome shotgun sequence genome has a segment encoding these proteins:
- the mgat1b gene encoding alpha-1,3-mannosyl-glycoprotein 2-beta-N-acetylglucosaminyltransferase b: MVRKKGSLILCGAFLFVAWNALLLLYLWGRPPIGRLGEGGGAEPGGKEEWGVGRGKGVRVNLAGEVIRLAEEVEIQLETQKKLLKQIESHRAVWAQQKDIGKRETDDTKEFKNKVVHQPPKPPLPLKDSVDDRDQTELKHIQNAVHTVASYSKVEQHQAIEIKEEIVKNNELTTSIASPEVVIPILVIACDRVTVKRSLDRLIQYRPSPELNPIIVSQDCGHAETARVIGSFGDQVTHISQPDLSDIRVRPEHRKFQGYYKIARHYRWALNQVFSTFSQSTVVIVEDDLEVAPDFFEYFRALYPILRSDPTLWCVSAWNDNGRDALVDPSKAELLYRTDFFPGLGWMLLKEMWDELEPKWPSAFWDDWMRQPEQRKDRSCIRPEISRTITFGRKGVSLGQFFDQYLRYIKLNTEFVPFTKQDLSYLLKEKYDENFIKEVYSAPLVKIEDLQQGGSLRGPGPYRVQYSSRESFKVFARNLGVMDDLKSGVPRTGYRGIVSFLYRGRRVFLTPPEGWTQYDISWS; this comes from the exons ATGGTTCGCAAGAAAGGTTCTCTTATACTATGTGGTGCTTTCCTGTTTGTCGCCTGGAATGCTTTACTTCTACTTTATCTTTGGGGTCGCCCTCCCATTGGCCGCCTCGGAGAAGGCGGTGGAGCCGAAccaggaggaaaggaggagtgGGGTGTGGGCAGAGGGAAAGGAGTCCGGGTCAACCTGGCCGGAGAGGTGATCCGCCTAGCAGAGGAGGTTGAAATTCAGCTCGAGACCCAGAAGAAGCTACTGAAGCAGATTGAAAGTCACAGGGCAGTGTGGGCTCAGCAGAAAGACATTGGGAAAAGAGAAACGGATGATACAAAAGAATTCAAAAACAAGGTTGTCCACCAGCCACCAAAACCTCCCCTTCCTCTCAAAGACAGTGTGGATGACAGGGACCAAACTGAACTAAAACATATACAGAATGCTGTTCATACAGTAGCTTCATACTCTAAGGTAGAACAGCACCAGGCCATTGAAATAAAGGAAGAGATTGTTAAGAACAATGAATTGACGACTTCCATTGCCAGCCCAGAAGTTGTCATTCCCATTCTAGTTATTGCTTGTGACAGAGTGACGGTAAAACGGAGCCTTGACAGACTGATCCAGTACCGCCCTTCTCCAGAACTTAATCCAATCATTGTCAGTCAGGACTGTGGCCATGCCGAGACAGCTCGTGTGATTGGCTCATTTGGAGATCAAGTGACCCACATAAGCCAACCAGATCTCTCAGACATCAGAGTCCGGCCAGAGCATAGGAAGTTCCAGGGCTACTACAAAATCGCCCGACATTACCGCTGGGCACTCAACCAAGTGTTCAGCACATTCTCCCAGTCTACTGTGGTCATAGTGGAGGATGACTTAGAG GTTGCACCAGACTTCTTTGAGTATTTCCGAGCCCTGTACCCAATCTTGCGGTCTGACCCCACCCTGTGGTGTGTTTCTGCCTGGAACGATAATGGCAGAGACGCCTTGGTGGATCCATCCAAAGCTGAACTTCTTTACAGAACAGACTTCTTCCCTGGGCTGGGCTGGATGCTGCTAAAGGAGAtgtgggatgaactggaacCCAAATGGCCCTCGGCCTTCTGGGACGACTGGATGCGTCAACCGGAGCAGCGCAAAGACCGCTCCTGCATTCGGCCAGAAATCTCCCGGACTATCACATTTGGCCGGAAAGGCGTTAGTTTAGGTCAGTTCTTTGACCAGTATCTTCGCTACATCAAGCTTAACACTGAATTTGTGCCTTTTACCAAACAGGATTTGTCTTATTTGCTAAAAGAGAAGTATGATGAAAATTTCATCAAAGAGGTTTACAGCGCCCCACTGGTGAAGATTGAGGACCTCCAACAAGGGGGCAGCTTAAGAGGCCCTGGACCATACAGGGTCCAGTACTCCAGTCGGGAAAGTTTTAAAGTCTTTGCTCGAAATCTGGGGGTGATGGACGACCTGAAATCTGGAGTTCCTCGTACAGGTTACAGGGGTATAGTCAGTTTCCTCTACCGGGGTCGAAGAGTGTTCTTGACTCCGCCAGAGGGCTGGACACAGTATGACATCAGCTGGAGCTGA